In a single window of the Micromonospora sp. WMMD1155 genome:
- a CDS encoding GNAT family N-acetyltransferase encodes MLDRRLQLHLASWLGQWPAGPGLHVVASRRRAQPAWDGRLRPALAVDTGQSGVLSVAPERVAAIRSLVRRTPDRLLAALPEAVGLPEWCVHDGAFRWSVAPAPLPDVGEWTEPTAPGLPPWLRLFDQPVLVVRDPDGTYLAGAGIKRHDAYGHELAVGTVPAAEGRGLARRLVAQAARRVLDEGAVPTYLHERGNHASARVADAAGFPDRGWRAYGVYPR; translated from the coding sequence ATGCTCGACCGGCGGCTCCAACTGCACCTGGCCAGCTGGCTCGGCCAGTGGCCGGCCGGGCCGGGGTTGCACGTGGTCGCCTCGCGCCGACGGGCCCAACCGGCCTGGGACGGTCGGCTGCGCCCCGCGCTCGCCGTGGACACCGGGCAGAGCGGTGTCCTCTCCGTGGCACCGGAGCGGGTGGCGGCGATCCGCTCGTTGGTGCGGCGTACGCCCGATCGGCTGCTCGCCGCGCTGCCGGAGGCCGTCGGGCTGCCGGAGTGGTGCGTGCACGACGGCGCCTTCCGGTGGAGCGTGGCTCCCGCGCCGCTTCCCGACGTGGGGGAGTGGACCGAGCCGACGGCTCCCGGGTTGCCGCCCTGGTTGCGGCTCTTCGACCAACCTGTGCTGGTGGTTCGTGACCCGGACGGCACCTACCTGGCGGGTGCCGGGATCAAACGGCACGACGCGTACGGGCACGAGTTGGCAGTGGGCACGGTGCCGGCCGCCGAGGGGCGCGGCCTGGCCCGTCGGCTCGTGGCGCAGGCGGCACGGCGGGTCCTCGACGAGGGAGCGGTGCCGACCTATCTGCACGAGCGGGGCAATCACGCGTCCGCCCGGGTCGCCGACGCGGCCGGGTTCCCGGATCGGGGCTGGCGGGCGTACGGGGTCTACCCACGCTGA
- a CDS encoding ribokinase — protein MPQTRVAVVGSANMDLVAMAPALPRLGETMLGTDFMMVPGGKGANQAVAAARAGASCAFLGAIGSDAFGVTLKARITAAGVDTSQLRVVYGTSGVALVMVNAQGENAIMVTPGANDALTGLTEDELATVSAADVLVAQLEIPVSTVTAAAVAARAAGTRVILNAAPARDLPPELLASVDLLVVNEGEARTLAGRGREEPRALLDLTPRAVLTLGGEGAWYVDRDGVEVHVPAVRVDVVDSTAAGDAFTAALAVGWGEGRDLVDAVRWASAAGAACVRKLGASVALPQRAEIDELYEPA, from the coding sequence GTGCCGCAGACCCGCGTCGCCGTGGTGGGCAGCGCCAACATGGACCTGGTCGCGATGGCGCCGGCGTTGCCGAGACTGGGCGAGACCATGCTCGGCACCGACTTCATGATGGTGCCCGGCGGTAAGGGCGCCAACCAGGCCGTCGCCGCGGCCCGGGCCGGCGCGTCCTGTGCCTTCCTCGGCGCGATCGGCTCGGACGCCTTCGGCGTCACCCTCAAGGCCCGCATCACGGCGGCCGGGGTGGACACCAGCCAACTACGGGTGGTCTACGGCACCTCCGGCGTGGCATTGGTGATGGTGAACGCCCAGGGCGAGAACGCCATCATGGTGACCCCCGGCGCGAACGACGCGTTGACCGGTCTCACCGAGGACGAGCTGGCCACGGTGAGCGCGGCGGACGTCCTCGTCGCCCAACTGGAGATCCCGGTGTCGACGGTGACGGCCGCCGCGGTGGCCGCCCGCGCCGCCGGCACCCGGGTCATCCTCAACGCCGCCCCGGCCCGCGATCTCCCGCCCGAGCTGCTCGCGTCGGTGGACCTGCTGGTCGTCAACGAGGGCGAGGCGCGCACGCTCGCCGGTCGAGGTCGGGAAGAACCCCGGGCGCTGCTGGACCTGACTCCCCGGGCCGTACTCACCCTCGGTGGAGAGGGCGCCTGGTACGTCGACCGGGACGGCGTCGAGGTGCACGTGCCGGCTGTCCGCGTCGACGTCGTCGACTCCACCGCAGCGGGTGACGCGTTCACCGCCGCGCTGGCCGTCGGCTGGGGCGAGGGACGCGACCTGGTCGACGCGGTGCGCTGGGCGTCGGCGGCCGGTGCCGCCTGCGTACGCAAGCTCGGTGCCTCGGTGGCGCTTCCGCAGCGCGCCGAGATCGACGAGCTGTACGAGCCGGCCTGA
- a CDS encoding ATP-binding cassette domain-containing protein: MSAAIEIEGLRKTFHTLRNGRRVAVDGFDLLVEEGQIHGFLGPNGSGKTTTLRALLGLVRADSGRMTVLGAPSPESLPGVAGQVGAIVESPQFFGNFTGYRTLRLLARAGGMPVSRVDEALDLVGLRDRGDERVKGYSLGMKQRLAVASALLKDPRLLILDEPANGLDPAGIREMRDLMRSLAAAGVTVLVSSHILGEIQLICDHVTIISHGRRVAAGRVDEVLAGYDRHEFLVRVAEAERAVELLHAAGLTAAVDGETLVVSGVSDPTVVSRTLGEQGLWVGELTPLRPDLESVFLELTGAYEHPSVPRQVDDSHLPYTDQGGAVIDIDRGVDA; the protein is encoded by the coding sequence ATGAGCGCGGCCATCGAGATCGAGGGTCTGCGCAAGACCTTCCACACCCTGCGCAACGGCCGACGGGTGGCGGTGGACGGGTTCGACCTGCTGGTCGAGGAGGGCCAGATCCACGGCTTCCTGGGCCCCAACGGGTCCGGCAAGACCACCACCCTGCGCGCCCTGCTCGGGCTGGTACGCGCCGACAGCGGGCGGATGACGGTGCTGGGTGCGCCGTCGCCCGAGTCGCTGCCCGGAGTGGCCGGGCAGGTCGGCGCCATCGTGGAGAGTCCGCAGTTCTTCGGCAACTTCACCGGTTACCGCACCCTGCGGTTGTTGGCGCGTGCCGGCGGGATGCCGGTCTCGCGGGTGGATGAGGCGCTGGACCTGGTGGGCCTGCGCGACCGGGGCGACGAGCGGGTGAAGGGCTACTCGCTGGGCATGAAGCAGCGCCTCGCGGTCGCGTCCGCGCTGCTGAAGGACCCACGGTTGCTCATCCTGGATGAGCCGGCGAACGGGCTGGACCCGGCGGGCATCCGGGAGATGCGGGACCTGATGCGGTCGCTGGCGGCGGCCGGGGTGACAGTGCTGGTGTCCAGTCACATCCTGGGTGAGATCCAGCTGATCTGCGACCACGTCACGATCATTTCGCACGGGCGTCGGGTCGCTGCCGGCCGGGTCGACGAGGTGCTGGCGGGTTACGACCGGCACGAGTTCCTGGTGCGGGTGGCCGAGGCCGAACGCGCTGTCGAGCTGCTGCACGCGGCCGGGCTGACGGCGGCCGTCGACGGCGAGACGCTGGTGGTGAGCGGGGTGAGTGACCCGACGGTGGTCAGCCGGACGCTCGGCGAGCAGGGCCTGTGGGTGGGCGAGCTGACCCCGCTGCGGCCGGATCTGGAGAGTGTCTTCCTGGAGTTGACGGGCGCGTACGAGCATCCGTCGGTGCCCCGCCAGGTCGACGACTCGCACCTGCCGTACACCGACCAGGGTGGCGCGGTGATCGACATCGATCGGGGAGTGGACGCGTGA
- a CDS encoding glycoside hydrolase family 3 N-terminal domain-containing protein: protein MGLDPGLRRLALGTLLAAYSGQVPPDWAVDLLTDGLAGHTLFGTNVHDPAQVAASTAALRAGRPDVLIAIDEEGGDVTRLAHATGSPYPGNAALGAIGDVALTRRVYQSIGAELAALGITVNLAPTVDVNTADDNPVIGTRSFGADPVRVAAHSAAAVAGLQASGVAACAKHFPGHGATITDSHHELPTVDAPLTLLRQRDLPPFAAVVAAGARAVMTAHIRVPELTGADPATFSRAVLVDLLRSEYGFTGAVITDALEMKGAAVAAGGVGPAAVRALAAGADLLCIGAKVDVELVELVAAEIVGALTDGRLTTARVEEAAGRAAELAAWTRAAVASPTTLDNDLGYAAARRAVRVDGLLTGLDQPLVVHLHTESTIAEGRVPWGLGPHLDGVQELRVIATEADPSGLRGLAGDRPIVLVGRHLHRLPGGPELITDLAAQHAVTVVEMGWPAQWRPAGVRAFVTTYGASHANGRAAAEALGLTG, encoded by the coding sequence GTGGGGCTGGATCCAGGACTGCGCCGACTGGCGCTCGGCACGCTACTGGCCGCGTACTCGGGGCAGGTCCCGCCGGACTGGGCGGTCGACCTGCTGACCGACGGGCTGGCCGGGCACACCCTGTTCGGCACCAACGTGCACGACCCGGCGCAGGTGGCGGCAAGCACCGCCGCGCTGCGCGCCGGACGACCGGACGTGCTCATCGCCATCGACGAGGAGGGTGGCGACGTGACCCGGCTGGCGCACGCCACCGGCAGCCCGTACCCCGGAAACGCCGCCCTCGGCGCGATCGGCGACGTGGCGCTCACCCGACGGGTCTACCAGTCGATCGGCGCCGAACTGGCCGCGCTCGGCATCACCGTCAACCTCGCCCCGACGGTGGACGTCAACACCGCCGACGACAACCCGGTGATCGGCACCCGGTCCTTCGGCGCGGATCCGGTGCGGGTCGCCGCCCACTCGGCCGCCGCCGTGGCCGGCCTGCAGGCGTCCGGCGTGGCCGCCTGCGCCAAACACTTCCCCGGGCACGGTGCCACGATCACCGACTCCCACCACGAGTTGCCCACCGTGGACGCACCACTGACCCTGCTGCGCCAGCGGGACCTGCCGCCGTTCGCGGCGGTCGTCGCCGCCGGGGCGCGGGCCGTGATGACCGCGCACATCCGGGTTCCGGAACTCACCGGCGCCGACCCGGCCACCTTCAGCCGGGCCGTCCTGGTCGACCTGCTCCGTTCCGAGTACGGCTTCACCGGCGCCGTCATCACCGACGCCCTGGAGATGAAGGGCGCGGCGGTGGCTGCCGGCGGGGTGGGCCCGGCCGCCGTCCGCGCCCTGGCCGCGGGCGCCGATCTGCTCTGCATCGGCGCCAAGGTCGACGTCGAGCTGGTCGAGCTGGTCGCCGCCGAGATCGTCGGCGCGCTCACCGACGGCCGGTTGACGACCGCGCGGGTCGAGGAGGCGGCCGGTCGCGCCGCCGAACTCGCCGCCTGGACCCGGGCCGCCGTCGCCTCGCCGACCACCCTCGACAACGACCTGGGGTACGCGGCAGCGCGGCGAGCCGTGCGGGTGGACGGCCTGCTCACCGGCCTGGACCAACCACTCGTGGTGCACCTGCACACCGAGTCGACGATCGCCGAGGGGCGGGTGCCGTGGGGCCTCGGTCCACACCTCGACGGCGTGCAGGAGCTCCGGGTGATCGCCACCGAGGCCGACCCGTCGGGGCTGCGCGGGCTGGCCGGTGACCGACCCATCGTGCTGGTCGGGCGGCACCTGCACCGCCTTCCCGGCGGCCCGGAGCTGATCACCGACCTGGCCGCCCAGCACGCGGTGACGGTGGTGGAGATGGGCTGGCCGGCACAGTGGCGGCCGGCCGGCGTACGCGCCTTCGTCACCACCTACGGAGCGAGCCACGCCAACGGGCGTGCGGCGGCCGAGGCGCTCGGCCTGACCGGGTGA
- a CDS encoding ABC transporter permease subunit: protein MNLVRAEVERLSARRFVQLMVVLLAFAFAVTAATTLAGSHKPNAEELNSARAQAVEARQAMDLAHQQCLARQNGTLPQADMGQYFPQDCSEIDPIRQDRLPIAADFLPGVFSFAKQALPLLYFLIAFLVLFGFLVGASYIGADLNSGGVVNLLLWRPRRLTVLATKLGTLLGTVLVLAVIASVAYLGTFWVIGQTAGLPGRLTGEFWRSLGAVHVRGLVLVLLASALGFAIATLGRHTSAALGAAAAYLVVWELGGRLILEIVDARRPDRFMLSSHIQAWLTAKADFWDTCPGSSGTAYCDGSYSLTWGPSLVVLLALTGGLTAAAFAVFRRRDLI, encoded by the coding sequence GTGAACCTGGTCCGTGCAGAGGTGGAGCGACTGTCGGCCCGTCGCTTCGTGCAGCTCATGGTCGTCCTGCTGGCGTTCGCCTTCGCGGTCACGGCGGCGACCACGCTGGCTGGTTCGCACAAGCCCAACGCGGAAGAGTTGAACTCGGCGCGGGCTCAGGCCGTCGAGGCGCGGCAGGCGATGGACCTGGCTCACCAGCAGTGCCTGGCGCGACAGAACGGCACGCTTCCGCAGGCCGACATGGGCCAGTACTTCCCTCAGGACTGCTCGGAGATCGACCCGATCCGGCAGGATCGGCTGCCGATCGCCGCGGACTTCCTGCCGGGGGTGTTCAGCTTCGCCAAGCAGGCGCTGCCGCTGCTCTATTTCCTCATCGCGTTCCTGGTGCTGTTCGGGTTCCTGGTCGGTGCCTCCTACATCGGCGCCGACCTGAACTCCGGTGGCGTGGTGAACCTGCTGCTCTGGCGACCACGCCGGTTGACGGTGCTGGCGACCAAGTTGGGCACCCTGCTCGGCACGGTGCTGGTCCTGGCCGTGATCGCGTCGGTGGCCTACCTCGGCACGTTCTGGGTGATCGGGCAGACCGCCGGGCTACCCGGCCGGCTGACCGGTGAGTTCTGGCGTTCGCTCGGCGCGGTGCATGTCCGTGGCCTGGTGCTGGTGCTGTTGGCCTCCGCGCTGGGCTTCGCGATCGCGACCCTGGGTCGGCACACGTCGGCGGCGCTGGGGGCGGCCGCCGCGTACCTGGTGGTGTGGGAGTTGGGCGGCCGTCTGATCCTGGAGATCGTCGACGCCCGACGACCGGACCGGTTCATGCTCTCCAGCCACATCCAGGCCTGGCTCACCGCCAAGGCGGATTTCTGGGACACCTGCCCCGGCAGTTCGGGCACCGCGTACTGCGATGGCTCCTACAGCCTGACCTGGGGGCCGTCCCTGGTGGTGTTGCTCGCGCTCACCGGTGGGCTGACCGCGGCGGCGTTCGCCGTGTTCCGTCGTCGTGACCTGATCTGA
- a CDS encoding ALF repeat-containing protein: MGAAVVLTVAGGMFAAPAQADPPTPADRQRCVDLLLTGGPEVVRAAELALTGSDADLRAFLDAGLAAAQAHDDRVQVAQLQAAGGSTTRAAAEAALAGSPADVRAFLDSGYEEPLAIDLRIKLGQVISAGGPQVKAAGQTALNGDHQQVLNFFYLGLDQARTLDDRIRIAQIISAGGPVVRESAQQALNGGTGQDLREFLIAGQHVARARDQEISTLSSLVSRAKEAGELAAEETEAAKLASAQAVEASRLAKEAAERAKAETQAAQNSAERASRAAARAADAAARAADAARTAVSAAKAANNAARLASNAAARAASAATLAGQAASKAFGAAAAAATDASKAEAARQAAATARKVAADARKAADASKAAGNAAQAASGAALNAANAGAHAAAAAAAAAAAGGQSNVAAAEAARARAAAEAAQRNAAAATRAANEADRFARQSAQAANQAYQAAMDAAAHATAAAAAADDAAAHAGDAATAAAKSTQHAAGALAAANTATAAANQAAAVEEAARVADVERLAAQTEYGVQDAKEARLAEQAESARAADDAAEEARLDAQTRQWLAEASAAGAPSAVVLSSGRLAAARLVRTGGQWTRQAASEALAGSEADLRTFLASGRAVAAEEDDRARVRHIGALGKPALRDAAKAALAGDHDDVEGFLRTRDYVGKEQDDRIQIGQLITAGGPTMKTRGQAALNGTEADRHEFLMTGQYAAAEIDDRIKVGQIMSAGGPEVKSAAQVALEGSRAFLKDFLADGQFRAQRRDLEAVTHVARVRGLVAEAAGYAANARKDAAEAARVAAVARKAAEDAARYALEAQQAASQAAGYATQAMQSAQSAAASAIQAAQAAQVAKAAAASARQSAANAAASAARATDAAARASAYASAAYDAADRARASALAAGRSADQAAAEAAAALAAAVTLQRQEAAQNPGGPPDGPRLDQPTGEDPRRLGNQLLGNNALALTALAMWGGNCFTGAKQIICTDVSTPKDRTMTIGDYMLYPKSRDELDDLLEEEARDRELLRAAGVDASTYGPNLLEHEARHSDQWQYLPPTQFLTLYYLGAGVSNLLTGTDGNGNPWEVGANPYMGKYWKYGEPFIEFERCWINIFC; this comes from the coding sequence ATGGGAGCCGCCGTCGTGTTGACAGTGGCCGGCGGGATGTTCGCCGCGCCGGCACAGGCCGACCCACCGACCCCAGCCGACCGGCAGCGCTGCGTCGACCTTCTGCTGACCGGTGGCCCGGAGGTCGTCCGCGCCGCCGAGTTGGCGCTCACCGGTTCGGACGCCGACCTGCGGGCCTTCCTGGACGCCGGATTGGCCGCCGCCCAGGCGCACGACGACCGGGTGCAGGTGGCGCAGTTGCAGGCCGCGGGCGGTAGCACCACCCGCGCCGCGGCCGAGGCCGCTCTGGCCGGCTCGCCCGCCGATGTCCGGGCCTTCCTCGACAGTGGCTACGAGGAACCGTTGGCCATCGACCTGCGCATCAAGCTTGGCCAGGTCATCTCCGCTGGTGGGCCGCAGGTCAAGGCCGCCGGTCAGACCGCGCTGAACGGCGATCACCAGCAGGTCCTCAACTTCTTCTACCTCGGCCTGGACCAGGCCCGCACCCTCGACGACCGGATCCGCATCGCGCAGATCATCTCCGCCGGCGGCCCGGTCGTTCGGGAGTCCGCCCAACAGGCACTCAACGGCGGCACCGGTCAGGACCTGCGGGAATTCCTGATCGCCGGGCAACACGTGGCGCGGGCGCGCGACCAGGAGATCAGCACGCTGTCGTCGCTGGTGAGCCGGGCCAAGGAAGCCGGCGAGTTGGCGGCCGAGGAGACCGAGGCCGCGAAGCTCGCCTCCGCCCAGGCGGTGGAGGCGTCCCGGCTGGCCAAGGAGGCCGCCGAGCGCGCCAAGGCCGAGACCCAGGCCGCGCAGAACTCCGCCGAGCGGGCCTCCCGCGCAGCGGCCCGGGCCGCCGACGCGGCGGCTCGTGCGGCGGACGCGGCGCGGACCGCGGTCAGCGCGGCGAAGGCGGCCAACAACGCCGCCCGACTCGCCTCGAACGCCGCGGCCCGGGCCGCCTCGGCGGCGACCCTCGCCGGCCAGGCGGCCTCCAAGGCGTTCGGGGCGGCAGCCGCAGCGGCGACCGACGCGAGCAAGGCGGAGGCGGCCCGCCAGGCCGCCGCGACGGCGCGCAAGGTGGCGGCGGACGCCCGGAAGGCGGCCGACGCCTCGAAGGCGGCCGGCAACGCGGCGCAGGCGGCCAGTGGAGCGGCGCTCAACGCCGCCAACGCCGGAGCGCACGCGGCGGCTGCCGCTGCGGCAGCCGCCGCAGCCGGTGGGCAGTCCAACGTGGCGGCGGCGGAGGCGGCGCGGGCCCGCGCGGCGGCCGAGGCCGCACAGCGCAACGCCGCCGCCGCGACCCGTGCGGCGAACGAGGCCGACCGGTTCGCCCGGCAGTCGGCGCAGGCGGCCAACCAGGCGTACCAGGCGGCGATGGACGCCGCCGCGCACGCGACCGCGGCTGCCGCAGCGGCCGACGACGCGGCTGCGCACGCTGGTGACGCCGCGACAGCCGCAGCCAAGTCGACCCAGCACGCGGCCGGTGCGCTGGCCGCCGCCAACACCGCCACCGCAGCGGCGAACCAGGCCGCGGCGGTCGAGGAGGCCGCCCGGGTCGCGGACGTGGAGCGGTTGGCGGCCCAGACGGAGTACGGCGTGCAGGACGCCAAGGAGGCCCGGCTCGCCGAGCAGGCGGAGTCGGCCCGGGCCGCCGACGACGCGGCCGAGGAGGCCCGGCTGGACGCGCAGACGCGGCAGTGGTTGGCCGAGGCCAGCGCAGCCGGAGCGCCTTCGGCAGTCGTGCTGTCCAGTGGCCGGCTCGCGGCCGCGCGCCTCGTCCGCACCGGTGGTCAGTGGACCCGTCAGGCAGCCTCCGAGGCCCTCGCGGGTTCCGAGGCGGACCTGCGGACCTTCCTGGCCTCCGGACGGGCCGTGGCGGCGGAGGAGGACGACCGCGCGCGCGTGCGGCACATCGGTGCCCTGGGCAAGCCCGCACTGCGCGACGCGGCGAAGGCGGCCCTCGCCGGTGACCACGACGACGTCGAGGGGTTCCTGCGCACCAGGGACTACGTGGGCAAGGAGCAGGACGACCGCATCCAGATCGGTCAGCTGATCACCGCGGGTGGGCCGACCATGAAGACCAGGGGGCAGGCGGCGCTCAACGGCACCGAGGCCGACCGGCACGAGTTCCTGATGACCGGGCAGTACGCCGCGGCCGAGATCGACGACCGGATCAAGGTCGGCCAGATCATGTCCGCCGGTGGCCCCGAGGTGAAGTCCGCCGCCCAGGTGGCCCTGGAGGGTTCCCGGGCGTTCCTGAAGGACTTCCTGGCCGACGGGCAGTTCCGGGCGCAACGGCGGGACCTGGAGGCGGTCACCCACGTGGCGCGGGTGCGCGGCCTGGTCGCCGAGGCGGCCGGTTACGCCGCCAACGCGCGTAAGGACGCCGCCGAGGCGGCCCGGGTCGCGGCGGTGGCCCGCAAGGCGGCCGAGGACGCGGCGCGGTACGCACTGGAGGCCCAGCAGGCGGCCAGCCAGGCCGCCGGCTACGCCACCCAGGCCATGCAGTCGGCGCAGTCGGCAGCGGCATCGGCGATCCAGGCCGCGCAGGCGGCGCAGGTCGCGAAGGCCGCCGCCGCCTCGGCGCGGCAGAGTGCGGCGAACGCCGCCGCGTCGGCTGCCAGGGCCACTGACGCCGCGGCACGGGCGAGCGCCTACGCCAGCGCGGCGTACGACGCCGCGGACCGGGCCCGCGCCTCGGCGTTGGCCGCCGGTCGAAGTGCCGACCAGGCCGCCGCGGAGGCAGCGGCGGCGCTGGCCGCAGCCGTCACCCTCCAGCGCCAGGAGGCGGCACAGAACCCGGGCGGGCCGCCCGACGGGCCGCGACTGGACCAGCCGACCGGGGAGGACCCGAGGCGGTTGGGTAATCAGTTGCTGGGCAACAACGCCCTCGCCTTGACGGCGCTGGCGATGTGGGGAGGCAACTGCTTCACCGGTGCCAAGCAGATCATCTGCACCGATGTGAGTACGCCGAAGGACCGCACGATGACCATCGGCGATTACATGCTCTATCCGAAGAGTCGGGACGAACTCGACGACCTGCTGGAAGAGGAGGCGCGGGACCGGGAACTGCTGCGGGCCGCGGGTGTGGACGCCAGCACCTACGGCCCCAACCTCCTCGAACATGAGGCGCGGCACTCAGACCAGTGGCAGTATCTCCCGCCAACTCAATTCCTTACGCTGTACTACCTCGGCGCAGGGGTCTCCAATCTCCTGACCGGCACAGATGGGAATGGCAACCCCTGGGAGGTCGGTGCCAATCCGTACATGGGGAAGTACTGGAAGTACGGAGAGCCGTTCATCGAGTTCGAAAGATGTTGGATCAACATCTTCTGTTAG
- a CDS encoding DNA repair protein yields the protein MPMQPSDNYQQDPERLWRAAETVGGIPPQPRYRHPRAVGAGDLPWSGLNKMSSGSSTRHRLNRQ from the coding sequence ATGCCGATGCAGCCGAGCGACAACTACCAGCAGGACCCCGAGCGACTCTGGCGGGCGGCGGAGACCGTCGGCGGCATCCCTCCGCAGCCGCGCTACCGCCACCCCCGCGCGGTCGGCGCCGGCGACCTGCCGTGGAGCGGACTGAACAAGATGTCCTCCGGCAGTTCCACTCGACACCGCCTGAACCGCCAGTGA
- a CDS encoding ABC transporter ATP-binding protein, with the protein MTGDLLPGAAGAPVDPDLVVSLDSVGVRRSGTALLQDLTWRVELDERWVVLGSNGAGKTTLLNLAAGRLHPTTGVAHVLGERIGRTDVNELRTRIGLTTAAIAERLPADEQVSDVVVTAAWSVVGRWRENYDRGDEARARALLSQLGVGGLAERRYGTLSEGERKRVQIARALMTDPELLLLDEPAAGLDLGGREDLVARLAELAYDPDAPAMVLVTHHVEEIPPGFTHALLLREGGVVAQGLLAETLTGDNLSKTFGLPLVVERSGDRYTARAA; encoded by the coding sequence GTGACTGGTGACCTGCTCCCCGGCGCTGCCGGCGCCCCCGTCGACCCGGATCTGGTGGTCAGCCTCGACAGCGTCGGCGTACGCCGCTCCGGCACCGCCCTCCTGCAGGACCTGACCTGGCGTGTCGAGCTGGACGAGCGGTGGGTCGTGCTCGGTTCCAACGGCGCGGGCAAGACGACACTGCTCAACCTCGCCGCCGGCCGACTGCACCCCACCACCGGTGTCGCGCACGTGCTCGGCGAGCGGATCGGCCGCACCGACGTCAACGAGCTGCGTACCCGCATCGGGCTCACCACCGCCGCGATCGCCGAACGGCTGCCCGCCGACGAACAGGTCAGCGACGTGGTGGTGACCGCCGCCTGGTCGGTCGTCGGCCGCTGGCGGGAGAACTACGACCGCGGCGACGAGGCGCGGGCGCGGGCACTGCTGAGCCAGCTCGGCGTCGGCGGGCTCGCCGAACGCCGGTACGGCACCCTCTCCGAGGGGGAGCGCAAGCGGGTGCAGATCGCCCGTGCCCTGATGACCGACCCGGAGCTGCTGCTGCTCGACGAGCCCGCCGCCGGGCTCGACCTGGGTGGTCGGGAGGACCTGGTCGCCCGACTGGCCGAGCTGGCGTACGACCCGGACGCCCCGGCGATGGTGCTGGTCACCCACCACGTCGAGGAGATCCCGCCGGGGTTCACCCACGCGCTGCTGCTGCGGGAGGGTGGCGTGGTCGCCCAGGGCCTGCTCGCCGAGACGCTGACCGGCGACAACCTCTCCAAGACCTTCGGCCTGCCGCTGGTGGTCGAGCGTTCCGGCGACCGCTACACCGCTCGGGCCGCCTGA
- a CDS encoding ROK family transcriptional regulator — MSATRLPGTPRLLRALNDRAALELLLERGPLTRARLGELTGLSKVTASQLVERLEERGLVTRVGEQAGGRGPNAQLYAVRPGSAHVVGVDVGPDRVVAACADITGAVIGRVEQSTRDTDDPVGVVHNAVVQAASSAQAQLSSVRRIVLGTPGLVDPGTGDITFAFNLPRWHSGLLAALREDLHTPVVFENDVNLAAVAEAQSGAAQGLSDFVLVWVGAGVGLAIMLGGRLHHGSSGAAGEIGYLPVPGAPIPRDVSRRAKPAFQQLVGADSVRAVAGEHGYPDADAAEAVRAAVAAGADGGPMLDELARRLAIGVASTCVVLDPPLVVLAGEVGQAGGAALADRVQQEVAAITLVRPRVVSTGLTEEPILHGALRTALDAVRDEVFGSTVG, encoded by the coding sequence ATGAGTGCGACCCGGCTACCCGGCACCCCCCGCCTGTTGCGGGCGCTCAACGACCGTGCCGCGCTGGAACTGCTCCTCGAACGCGGTCCGCTGACCAGGGCCCGGCTCGGCGAGCTGACCGGGCTGTCCAAGGTCACCGCGTCGCAGCTCGTCGAGCGGCTGGAGGAGCGCGGTCTGGTCACGCGCGTCGGCGAGCAGGCCGGCGGGCGGGGGCCGAACGCCCAGCTCTACGCGGTCCGCCCGGGCAGCGCGCACGTCGTCGGGGTCGACGTCGGGCCGGACCGGGTGGTGGCCGCCTGTGCCGACATCACCGGTGCGGTCATCGGCCGGGTGGAGCAGTCGACCCGGGACACCGACGATCCGGTGGGTGTGGTGCACAACGCCGTGGTGCAGGCCGCGAGCAGCGCCCAGGCGCAGCTGAGCAGCGTACGCCGGATCGTGCTCGGCACGCCGGGCCTGGTCGACCCGGGCACCGGCGACATCACGTTCGCCTTCAACCTGCCGCGCTGGCACAGCGGCCTGCTCGCCGCGTTGCGGGAGGACCTGCACACCCCGGTCGTCTTCGAGAACGACGTCAACCTGGCCGCGGTGGCCGAGGCGCAGTCCGGCGCCGCGCAGGGGCTCTCGGACTTCGTGCTGGTGTGGGTGGGTGCCGGCGTCGGGCTGGCGATCATGCTGGGCGGGCGGCTGCACCACGGCAGCAGTGGCGCGGCCGGCGAGATCGGCTACCTGCCGGTGCCCGGCGCGCCCATCCCGCGTGATGTCTCCCGTCGCGCCAAGCCGGCCTTCCAGCAGCTCGTCGGCGCGGACTCGGTGCGCGCGGTGGCCGGTGAGCACGGCTACCCGGACGCCGACGCCGCCGAGGCGGTCCGCGCGGCCGTCGCGGCCGGCGCCGACGGCGGCCCGATGCTCGACGAGCTGGCCCGCCGGCTCGCGATCGGCGTGGCCAGCACCTGCGTGGTGCTCGACCCGCCGCTCGTGGTGCTCGCCGGCGAGGTGGGTCAGGCCGGTGGCGCCGCGCTCGCCGACCGGGTGCAGCAGGAGGTGGCGGCGATCACCCTGGTCCGACCTCGGGTGGTGTCGACCGGGCTGACCGAGGAGCCGATCCTGCACGGCGCGCTGCGCACCGCGCTGGACGCCGTGCGCGACGAGGTGTTCGGCTCCACCGTCGGCTGA